The DNA sequence CGCGCATACGCCTATCCTCATCGAGGCCACGAAGCTGAAGAAGCACGCTTTCGTGGAGAAACCGATGGCGACGGTGCTCGAGCACGCCAACACCGCGGTCAAGCTCGTGCGGGAGAACCAGACCATCGTCCAGGTCGGGACCCAGCGGCGAAGCGATCCCCGGCATCATGCCGGGGCCAAGCTGGTCCAATCCGGAATTCTGGGGAGGGTGACGGAGGTGGAGACCGCTTGGCACGACGCGTCCCCCCGCTGGGCACGCGACTTCAACGACATCCGGCACGAGGACGTGGACTGGGAGCAGTATTTGATGTTTCTCCCCAAGGAGCCCTGGAATCCGGCACGTTTCCGGCGATGGCACCTCTACAAGGACTTCACGGTGGGCACGCCGGGCCTGCTGGGGGCGCACTTGATCGATGTCGGTCTCTGGTTCATGGACGACCCCCTGCCGCGCTCGGCGGTGGCCCACGGCGGCGTCTACGTGTGGAAAGACGGACGCGAGCATGCGGACACGATCGAATGCGTTTTGGAGTACCCGAAGGGCTTTCTTCTCAAGTACGCAACCCGCCTCGGTAACAACAACCCTGTGCCGGAGGCGATCTTCTTCGGAACCAAGGGGACATTCGACACGGAGAGCTGGACGGCGCGGGGGACAGGCGGGGGCAAGGAGGCGCTGGCCCAGTCCGTGACCGTTCCGAAGCCGGCGACACCTGTCGCGGCCGCACCCGCCGGGGCGGGCACGCAACGGGGGGCGGCGGAGGATGCGGGCATCGCACAACCAGACCCCCGCATCGCGGGAGAGGGCCATGTCCGTAACTGGCTGGAGTGCCTTCGCTCGCGCAAGACGCCCAACGCCCCGATCGAGGTTGGGTACGCGCACTCGGTGGCCAGCATCATGTGCTTCAAGGCCTGGGAGAGCGGCCGGCGCCAAGTCTATGACCCTGCGAGCCAGCAGATCCGGCCCGCCTGAGACTCGATTACTCGCTTCCTTGCCTCCCCCCGTGCTCGCCGAGGGCTTTCCGGCCCCCGGAAAGGTGGGGAGCGGTCGTTTCTGGGGACCGGACCCGGGGACCGCTCCACTGACGGGCTGTCCGACTATCGGCCGGATCCGGACACTCTCGTGTCACCTCGGGGGCGGATCAGGGTGCCCCTGCCCACAACCCACTGGAAGGGAACGAGCGGACTCCGTGGCATGGGGACTGCTATAGGACAGGTAGGCACCGGCGCGGCGCCTGTCATCTTCGGCCTGGAGGGAGGCCGGAAGTCAGGCGCCCGCGCCGGGGGCCTGCGTCCCCACCCTGCTACCCCCTGAAGGGAACTGGCGTCTAACGAAGACGCGCGCCGATCCAGATCGTCCGGTGGACGGCGGTCAAGAACGTAGCCAGGGTCATGAGGGCCAGCATCCACACCACCACCGTCCCCGGGGGCAGTCGGAACCAGGTGGTGAGGGTGGGGTCGAGGAAGCAGACGAGGCACGTGAGCACGAGTCGCTCTCCCCGCTGCATCAGGCCCCCGGTGCAGAGGACCCCCAGGACCTCGCCCCGAGCCCGGGCGTAGCTGACGATCAGCGAACCGCCCATGGCGGCCGCGGCCAGGAAGGGCCCCCAAGCGCTTCCCCGAAGGTAGATCACGAACCCGAGGAAGGCGAACACCTCCACGAAGCGGTCGAATGTGCTGTCGACGAAGTCACCAAAGTCTGAGGCCACGCCGGTCAGGCGAGCGATGCGCCCGTCCAGGATATCCGCCACCCCCCCCAGGGCGATGGCCAAGCCCCCCAGCTCGAGGCGGCCGAGGGCGATAGCCACGCCGCTGGCCGCTCCCAGGGCCAGACCCAAGTAGTTGTAGAAGTCCGGGGTGAGGCCCAAGCGCAGAGAGAGGGTGGTGAGCGGGGTTAGGGCCCACATGAACCAGTGGAGGAGGAAGTCGCCCGCCCCCAGGAAGAGCTGCCCTCCCTTGCCCTGCTGGTCAGCGTCGGTCCGGGGCCCGCGCAGGGCATAGACGCCCATCGAGACAACTCCCAGGGCGAGGGTCGCGAGGAAGGCGAGAAAGGCGGTCGACACCGGGCTCGGTTTAAGCGGCCTTCACGAGGAAGGGGTCCTCAGCGCGACCGTCGCGAGAAGGGCCGCCACCAGTCGGTCCCCCCGGCGAAAGCCAGACCAAGAATGCCGATAGGCACGACCTGCAGGAGATGGTAGACGACGGCAAAAGCCAGGGCGTTCTCCTTTGGCACGCCAAACTCCACCAAGGCCAAGGTCGCGCTGATCTCGAGGGTGCCAATGTTCCCGGGCGGGGCGAGCGGAAAGGCCAGGGCCAGGTTCACCGCCACCAGTACCAGGAAGATCGCGGAGAGGGGCAGATCCAGCCCCACCGCCTTCATGGAGAGGGCGGTCACGTTCACCTCGAGGGTCCAGGCCACCAAGGAGACACCGAAGGAGGCGGCCAGGGCCTTCGGCTCTCGGCTGGCCAGGAGCCCGTGTCGCACCTTGGCCATGAACGCAGTGACCCGGGCCACGGCGTGACGGCGCGGGGAGCCGGCGGTCTCCGGGGCGCC is a window from the Vicinamibacteria bacterium genome containing:
- a CDS encoding Gfo/Idh/MocA family oxidoreductase, whose translation is MKRTQNGRRDFLRSSAATAAGLAVLSAFPRKVLGANERLRVGLIGCGGRGNHLLGETFKSAGELNVEVAGLCDVWRVNLEKAAARVAAEQNSKPRTFARFPDLLAMSDLDAVIIATPDFAHTPILIEATKLKKHAFVEKPMATVLEHANTAVKLVRENQTIVQVGTQRRSDPRHHAGAKLVQSGILGRVTEVETAWHDASPRWARDFNDIRHEDVDWEQYLMFLPKEPWNPARFRRWHLYKDFTVGTPGLLGAHLIDVGLWFMDDPLPRSAVAHGGVYVWKDGREHADTIECVLEYPKGFLLKYATRLGNNNPVPEAIFFGTKGTFDTESWTARGTGGGKEALAQSVTVPKPATPVAAAPAGAGTQRGAAEDAGIAQPDPRIAGEGHVRNWLECLRSRKTPNAPIEVGYAHSVASIMCFKAWESGRRQVYDPASQQIRPA
- a CDS encoding CDP-alcohol phosphatidyltransferase family protein, whose product is MSTAFLAFLATLALGVVSMGVYALRGPRTDADQQGKGGQLFLGAGDFLLHWFMWALTPLTTLSLRLGLTPDFYNYLGLALGAASGVAIALGRLELGGLAIALGGVADILDGRIARLTGVASDFGDFVDSTFDRFVEVFAFLGFVIYLRGSAWGPFLAAAAMGGSLIVSYARARGEVLGVLCTGGLMQRGERLVLTCLVCFLDPTLTTWFRLPPGTVVVWMLALMTLATFLTAVHRTIWIGARLR